A window of Montipora foliosa isolate CH-2021 unplaced genomic scaffold, ASM3666993v2 scaffold_483, whole genome shotgun sequence contains these coding sequences:
- the LOC137989974 gene encoding uncharacterized protein produces the protein MATLPKLCEKLNLEKKDKWYKHAPDSVREKDEDKLLWDVNIQCDHVIEARRPDIVVVNKQERKCTIIDIAIPADRRIGEKENEKVEKYQDLKREIATMWNMRTMQMVPIVVGSLGSVTKNLDKWLGKLNIKNSISLLQKTTLLGTSRILRMVLEL, from the coding sequence ATGGCAACGTTGCCAAAGTTGTGTGAAAAATTAAATCTGGAAAAGAAGGATAAGTGGTACAAACACGCACCGGACAGTGTAAGGGAAAAGGATGAGGATAAACTACTGTGGGACGTGAACATACAGTGTGATCATGTCATTGAAGCCAGAAGACCGGACATTGTGGTTGTAAATAAACAGGAGAGAAAGTGCACTATTATTGATATTGCCATACCAGCGGATAGAAGAATTGGTGAAAAGGAgaatgagaaagttgaaaagtatcaagaccttaaaagagaaattgcaaCAATGTGGAACATGAGAACTATGCAGATGGTACCAATTGTTGTAGGATCATTGGGAAGTGTAAcaaaaaacttggacaagtggctGGGAAAGTTGAATATCAAAAATAGTATTTCATTACTACAGAAAACTACGTTACTGGGAACGTCGAGGATTTTGAGAATGGTGTTGGAGCTCTAG